A section of the Nitrospira sp. genome encodes:
- a CDS encoding ABC transporter substrate-binding protein, producing MMLPLRSVLTLFWFVSSLGTAHAAEITVLKSADLPYYEQAVVGFKAGLPSSTTVKEYNLHGQLEQGRDIVRSLRASPPDLVLAVGLKAAMATKLEIFDTPVVFCMVLNPGAYGLSASNMTGIAIRPSAATQLSALRSVMPDRNRIGILYDEDQSGTFVRESIHVAKRYGMELVTIPINKQEDIPHALRTLLPKIDALWLIQDQMVVSESAIPFFLDSTLGAKIPLFTFSSTLVQQGALGALVVDPRTVGQQAARISLARLKEHSTGGGRLEPPDHPQLALNLNSAEYLGMTLNTEIVRLAGHLYSGHGPVARQSTQSDLTP from the coding sequence ATGATGCTGCCTCTCAGGTCAGTCCTGACACTATTCTGGTTCGTTTCCTCCTTGGGCACCGCCCATGCGGCAGAGATTACCGTCCTCAAATCAGCCGATCTACCTTACTATGAACAAGCCGTTGTCGGCTTTAAGGCAGGACTTCCGTCCTCCACAACTGTCAAGGAATACAACCTCCATGGCCAACTGGAACAAGGGCGGGACATCGTGAGGTCGTTGCGCGCCTCTCCACCCGACTTAGTCTTGGCCGTCGGACTTAAAGCTGCCATGGCCACGAAACTGGAAATATTCGATACACCGGTCGTGTTCTGCATGGTCCTCAATCCAGGCGCATATGGGCTTTCTGCTTCCAATATGACCGGGATTGCGATCCGCCCCTCGGCGGCAACCCAACTTTCTGCACTTCGCTCCGTGATGCCTGATCGGAATCGGATCGGCATCCTCTACGACGAAGACCAAAGCGGGACCTTTGTGCGGGAGTCCATTCATGTGGCGAAACGCTACGGTATGGAGCTCGTCACTATCCCGATCAATAAACAAGAAGATATTCCCCATGCGCTCCGAACCTTGCTCCCCAAGATCGACGCGTTATGGCTGATTCAGGACCAGATGGTCGTCTCTGAATCCGCGATCCCTTTCTTTTTAGATTCGACACTCGGCGCCAAGATCCCGCTCTTTACGTTTTCATCGACCTTGGTTCAGCAGGGGGCGCTCGGCGCCTTAGTTGTGGATCCTAGGACTGTGGGACAACAAGCCGCACGGATCTCGCTTGCGCGTCTCAAGGAGCACAGCACCGGCGGAGGTCGCCTAGAACCACCAGACCACCCGCAATTGGCGTTGAATCTGAACTCCGCTGAGTACCTTGGGATGACACTGAATACTGAGATCGTCCGACTGGCCGGCCATCTCTATAGCGGACATGGCCCGGTTGCTCGACAATCGACCCAATCTGATCTAACTCCGTAG
- a CDS encoding HAMP domain-containing protein — protein sequence MACLFIQQQTRWAAESLTQSGTLLAQHLADMGRFSIVAGDVHRLDELIQEILAVNPVAYVAIISSNGALQAGLGKNPWDGQFIPDPTGQRRFSLTQVIRSDHSTPATSEAVVTAIILNRHGPVSRPTIEFSTEDLITLLGGTELPLFYNITVHVPHHSPATHWDPTLQLMFEERLDRPGIRDASKTAPPTLVLVGLSTSDLQHGLRRLLWQAILITLGTLAGGLCIVVWLARRITIPLHDLTLASTQLAAGKTVPVMAIDTQDEIGTLTSVFNAMAKALQSREHELRELARTLEHRVRTRTEELAAANKKLQELDRRKSIFISTASHELRTPLTSMKVHLANLRDGIDGAVTPDQQGSLLRVEANLSRLQSLIADLLDLSQIEMGQATLRLEPVELGSVIAKTVEDLHPFTSEHCVKIVISIPTDLPLVSADPEKLRQILLNLLHNAIKFSPRETVVDLTVTRLSSDIIQISVRDVGPGIASDDVEKVFEPFYRAPTTHKKTKGTGLGLAIAKLLVELHQSRLAVETEPGRGSCFYFTLHTMTSVRLTYTRPITLRLPDRQRSSPHSS from the coding sequence ATGGCCTGTCTGTTTATTCAGCAACAGACGCGATGGGCGGCAGAGAGTCTGACACAGAGCGGAACTCTGCTCGCTCAACATCTGGCCGACATGGGGCGTTTCAGTATCGTGGCCGGAGATGTCCATCGACTGGATGAGCTCATTCAGGAAATTCTGGCCGTGAACCCGGTCGCGTATGTGGCGATTATTTCATCGAACGGGGCGCTTCAAGCCGGGTTGGGCAAGAACCCGTGGGATGGGCAGTTCATTCCGGATCCGACCGGTCAGCGACGGTTTTCACTGACGCAAGTGATACGTTCAGACCACTCCACTCCTGCGACAAGCGAAGCAGTCGTGACGGCAATTATCCTCAACCGTCATGGCCCTGTGAGCCGTCCAACGATTGAGTTTTCGACGGAAGACTTAATCACGTTGCTCGGCGGGACCGAACTCCCGCTTTTTTACAATATTACGGTTCACGTCCCACACCATTCGCCAGCCACTCACTGGGACCCTACCCTCCAACTGATGTTTGAAGAACGCCTGGATAGACCGGGAATACGCGATGCGTCGAAGACTGCGCCCCCTACCCTCGTACTCGTCGGGTTGTCGACATCGGATCTTCAGCATGGACTGCGACGACTCTTGTGGCAAGCTATCCTTATTACACTTGGCACATTGGCCGGCGGGCTCTGCATCGTCGTCTGGTTAGCTCGCCGAATCACCATTCCACTGCACGATCTCACACTCGCCTCAACTCAACTCGCAGCCGGGAAAACGGTGCCCGTCATGGCCATCGACACACAGGATGAAATCGGGACGCTCACCAGCGTCTTTAACGCGATGGCGAAAGCATTGCAATCACGTGAACACGAGTTACGCGAACTAGCCCGCACACTCGAACACCGTGTCAGAACCAGGACGGAGGAACTTGCCGCAGCCAATAAAAAGTTACAAGAACTGGACCGCCGCAAATCCATTTTTATCTCGACGGCCTCGCATGAGCTCCGGACCCCGCTGACCTCGATGAAGGTCCACCTGGCGAACCTACGAGATGGGATCGATGGAGCAGTTACCCCTGATCAACAAGGATCGCTTTTGCGGGTGGAAGCCAACCTCTCACGGCTTCAGTCTCTGATCGCGGACCTCCTGGATCTTTCTCAAATCGAGATGGGGCAAGCGACTCTACGCCTGGAACCCGTTGAACTTGGAAGCGTGATCGCCAAAACAGTCGAGGACCTCCATCCGTTCACGTCAGAGCACTGCGTGAAGATCGTCATCTCGATCCCAACTGATTTGCCCCTGGTCTCAGCTGACCCGGAGAAACTCCGGCAGATTCTCCTGAACCTTTTGCATAACGCAATCAAATTCTCACCGAGAGAGACCGTCGTGGATCTCACCGTCACAAGACTATCGAGTGACATTATTCAAATCTCCGTGCGCGATGTCGGGCCCGGCATCGCGTCAGACGATGTGGAGAAAGTGTTTGAGCCATTCTATCGCGCACCCACAACACACAAGAAAACCAAGGGAACAGGACTCGGCCTAGCCATTGCCAAGCTGTTGGTCGAACTACATCAGAGTCGACTGGCGGTTGAGACAGAGCCAGGCCGAGGCAGCTGTTTTTACTTTACCCTACACACGATGACATCGGTCCGCCTCACTTACACAAGGCCCATTACACTACGGCTCCCTGATCGTCAGAGATCTAGTCCCCATAGTTCATGA
- a CDS encoding sigma-54-dependent Fis family transcriptional regulator produces MQIRVLVVDDDHDIVSALQKRLTWMGHEVLTAEDGEQALKLAIEDQPDLMLLDIELPGLSGLDVLKRLAERRSSVPPHVTPEVVVITAFGTIDRAVEAIRLGACDFLTKPFEPDHLSAVIEKARAQMALTRQIGLLQTEVEGRYEQVIGQSPRMVELRDTARRAAGASATVLLLGETGTGKEVMARALHRWSPRASKPFVVVNCAALPESLLENELFGHEKGAYTGAVKRELGKIESAEDGTVFLDEIGDMPAGLQTRLLRLLQDQEFYRVGGAQAIRTNVRFIAATNKDLTEAIQDGSFREDLFYRLNVISFTLPPLRKRLEDLPALVEHFIKLHGAKMAQGLLRVSQDALEVIRGYHWPGNVRELENVLVRAITLCPGDCIEPEHLGIMLPRRLPVDVSFSEDETFNYHMVMEQYSRKVLEEALRRAGGNQTKAAELLGLQRTYLTRLLRQRGVSVKASFP; encoded by the coding sequence ATGCAGATACGAGTCCTCGTGGTTGATGACGATCACGACATTGTGAGTGCGCTTCAGAAGCGCTTGACTTGGATGGGTCATGAGGTGTTGACCGCAGAGGATGGTGAGCAGGCGTTGAAACTGGCGATTGAGGATCAGCCGGATCTCATGCTCCTTGATATTGAACTGCCAGGCCTGAGTGGATTAGATGTATTGAAGCGGCTGGCCGAGAGGCGCTCAAGCGTTCCACCGCACGTCACACCGGAAGTGGTCGTGATTACCGCCTTCGGGACGATTGATCGCGCCGTCGAGGCCATTCGGCTGGGGGCGTGTGATTTTCTGACGAAGCCGTTTGAGCCGGATCATCTGTCTGCGGTGATTGAGAAGGCTAGGGCACAGATGGCCCTCACCAGGCAGATCGGGCTTCTGCAAACAGAAGTGGAGGGTCGGTACGAACAGGTAATCGGGCAGAGTCCACGCATGGTTGAACTGCGTGACACGGCGCGGCGAGCGGCTGGGGCGTCCGCCACGGTGCTCCTGTTGGGTGAAACGGGGACGGGGAAAGAAGTGATGGCTCGAGCGTTGCACCGGTGGAGCCCGCGTGCCTCGAAGCCGTTTGTCGTCGTGAATTGCGCGGCGCTGCCCGAGAGTCTATTGGAAAACGAATTGTTCGGCCATGAAAAGGGAGCCTACACCGGAGCGGTCAAGCGCGAGCTCGGTAAGATCGAGTCGGCGGAGGACGGCACTGTGTTTCTCGATGAGATCGGTGACATGCCGGCGGGGCTACAGACGCGATTGCTCCGTCTCCTCCAGGATCAGGAGTTCTATCGGGTCGGCGGGGCGCAGGCGATTCGCACGAATGTGAGGTTTATCGCGGCGACGAATAAAGATCTGACGGAGGCTATTCAGGACGGTAGCTTTCGAGAGGACCTCTTCTATCGGCTGAACGTGATCTCGTTCACCTTACCTCCTTTGCGCAAACGACTGGAAGACCTCCCTGCCTTGGTCGAACATTTTATCAAACTTCATGGGGCAAAGATGGCGCAGGGTTTGCTCCGCGTCAGCCAGGATGCGCTCGAGGTGATTCGTGGATATCACTGGCCCGGCAATGTGCGTGAGTTGGAAAATGTCTTGGTCCGGGCCATCACACTCTGTCCCGGTGACTGCATTGAGCCGGAACATCTGGGGATTATGCTGCCTCGGAGGTTGCCGGTGGACGTGAGCTTCTCAGAAGACGAAACCTTCAACTACCATATGGTGATGGAGCAATACAGTCGAAAAGTTCTGGAGGAAGCGTTGCGACGAGCCGGTGGGAACCAGACGAAGGCTGCCGAGTTGCTGGGGTTGCAACGCACCTATCTCACGAGGTTGCTCAGGCAACGCGGGGTTTCGGTCAAGGCTTCTTTCCCCTGA
- a CDS encoding TonB-dependent receptor, producing MMACWVIVPHETWAEPSFPIPRTSSTTKQQIQQEALYLKEETVSIASRHEQPISEAPSNVYVITDEDIRLSGAIDLPTILRRIPGVEVMQMSGADFNVSIRGNNQPIANKLLVLVDGRSIYVDLQGTVYWKALPVTLPEIKRIEVLKGPASALYGFNAFDGIVNIITKTPEEMKGTTLQFGGGELGTVTSAAVTAATIGNLGVRISAGRDQNQQWRDEDALAFRSHKLNVATQYALSGNSTLHISGGVVDTNRFDGQVGETVSTSTRLTQAYVSAGLDWGTLSIRTWWSRLSSASLPTANPLLSNLLTITDRNGQALSSTVADTYNLDLQHMIKLGESHQFTYGLNYRHISLTSNINSEVSREDRLGLFVQDEWRVTPHISLVAGGRYDMDTFINPTLSPRLAVIYQLSPNHSFRASASVAYRPPTLIETSLDQHARTTIPTGLAPPFPSTITNVIAVRGSADLAPEQIISSDVGYQGWWFQHRLRTRGDLFFSYLSDLIGNRNVSSVQATFVNDQGHANIYGMEVGIEVLVTTWLSGYANYSYEFFDQTFLGTVRRGSPHHKANIGLRGTWANGVSADMSYHYVGQATYPVALTFTALAPFGVPFVNPHISNYNLLNFRLGYRFWQQHSAAGYLREAEVALSVFNTLNDTHREHPLGDLLGTRVMGWLTLRL from the coding sequence ATGATGGCCTGTTGGGTGATCGTTCCACATGAAACCTGGGCAGAGCCGTCGTTCCCAATCCCACGGACATCATCGACGACAAAACAACAGATCCAGCAAGAGGCGCTCTATCTAAAAGAAGAAACCGTCAGCATCGCCAGCCGACACGAACAGCCCATTTCTGAAGCCCCATCCAACGTGTACGTGATTACCGATGAGGATATTCGACTATCAGGAGCAATAGACCTGCCTACAATTCTTCGTCGAATCCCCGGAGTTGAGGTCATGCAAATGAGCGGTGCCGACTTCAACGTCAGCATCCGTGGGAACAATCAACCGATTGCCAATAAGCTGCTGGTCCTCGTGGACGGTCGGTCGATCTATGTGGATTTGCAAGGCACAGTGTACTGGAAAGCGCTGCCCGTAACATTGCCAGAAATCAAACGAATTGAAGTGCTCAAGGGTCCGGCATCGGCGCTGTACGGATTCAATGCCTTCGACGGCATCGTGAACATCATCACCAAAACACCCGAAGAAATGAAAGGCACGACTCTCCAATTCGGCGGAGGCGAATTGGGAACCGTGACCAGCGCCGCAGTGACTGCCGCTACGATCGGAAATCTAGGGGTTCGGATTTCAGCAGGACGGGACCAGAACCAACAATGGCGGGATGAAGACGCCCTTGCCTTTCGCTCACACAAGCTCAATGTGGCCACTCAATATGCGCTTTCCGGAAACAGTACGTTGCACATATCGGGCGGTGTCGTCGATACCAATCGTTTTGATGGACAGGTCGGCGAAACTGTTTCAACCAGCACCAGGTTGACACAGGCCTACGTCAGCGCTGGACTGGACTGGGGTACCTTGTCGATTCGGACCTGGTGGTCTAGGCTCTCCAGTGCGTCACTGCCAACGGCCAACCCCCTCCTCTCAAATCTTCTCACTATTACTGACCGGAACGGACAGGCACTGTCCTCGACCGTCGCCGACACCTACAACCTTGACCTGCAACACATGATCAAATTGGGAGAGTCACATCAGTTCACCTATGGGCTCAACTATCGGCACATCAGCTTGACCAGCAATATTAATTCTGAAGTGTCGCGTGAGGATCGACTTGGTCTCTTCGTGCAGGATGAGTGGCGAGTCACACCACACATTTCTCTGGTGGCCGGCGGACGTTACGACATGGATACCTTTATCAATCCCACACTCAGTCCTCGCCTGGCTGTCATTTACCAGCTCTCACCAAACCATTCGTTCAGAGCCTCTGCCTCTGTTGCATATCGCCCACCGACGCTGATCGAAACCTCACTCGACCAACACGCGAGAACGACCATTCCTACAGGGTTGGCACCCCCATTCCCCTCGACTATCACGAACGTAATTGCCGTACGCGGCTCGGCCGATCTCGCCCCTGAGCAAATTATCTCTAGCGATGTTGGGTACCAAGGCTGGTGGTTTCAGCATCGTCTACGGACGCGAGGAGACCTGTTTTTCAGCTACCTCTCCGATTTGATCGGCAATCGCAACGTCTCCTCAGTTCAAGCCACGTTCGTCAACGATCAGGGCCACGCCAATATTTATGGCATGGAAGTAGGAATTGAAGTGCTTGTCACGACGTGGCTTTCCGGTTATGCCAATTATAGCTATGAGTTCTTCGATCAGACGTTTCTCGGTACCGTTCGCCGAGGTTCGCCGCATCACAAAGCCAACATTGGCCTGCGGGGAACCTGGGCCAATGGAGTCTCGGCCGACATGTCCTATCATTATGTCGGACAAGCCACGTATCCTGTTGCACTGACCTTCACTGCGTTAGCTCCATTCGGAGTCCCGTTCGTCAATCCTCACATCAGCAACTATAACTTGCTGAATTTTCGTCTTGGTTATCGGTTCTGGCAGCAACACTCCGCAGCTGGCTATCTGCGTGAAGCCGAAGTCGCACTCTCCGTGTTCAACACCTTGAACGACACCCATCGCGAACATCCGCTCGGTGACTTGCTCGGCACAAGAGTGATGGGATGGTTGACACTACGGCTGTGA